The stretch of DNA AGTGGCCTAAACTGTTCGTTTTCTGCATCTTAACActggtttgttttccatttgtcaTATTTGGGGAGGGCAAAGGGGAGTCTGTGTTCTGAGGCTTTTGCCAGCAGTTTAGCTGCTAGGTGAGGGGTGCAAGCGTGCTGATGGAGGCGGTGTCCTGCCAGCGGATAACCGGACTTGATTTTCAGTGAAACCAGACTGCAGGCGTGGTACTTGTCACAGTCGTCATAGTTAGAAAAACTAGGGAGAAAAGAATTTTTGTCTCAGGGACCCTGACTTTGCAAAAAGCCTTGCTGGCGAGTAACTGCTTGAGTGACTAGTCCCATGGTCGTTACAGTACATTATCTGCCTCTGCAAAACCAACTGGATTTCAGTGTTTACGGTGTCGTATTAGAAAGAGGACGTTCAGGTAAATTGAAATGAATGGAACCGAGTTactgttgggtttgggttttttttctgagtagaCCTGGTGAAAGGAAAATTTACTAGTAGCAAGGGACACAAAACATCATACTGAAAAGTCACAGGGCAAAGAAAAGAACCTCTTGTCTCTGAACTGTCCCAAagataaattttcctttttcGTTCAGAACAATGCTATATAACGTACctttcacttcagaaaactgaTTAATTCTTCACATACCAGATGCAAAGAGGTAATAGAGTTTTGTTTTACACACATGCAGAACTTTGAGGGGGTGTTAAAGACAAAAGTTCAGGCCtagagagaacattttttttttctctccccagtccATCTGCCACTTGGCAGGAGAGCCTGTTTATTAATTGGTGTTATAATTTGCGGCCAACATACTAATATGAGATGATGCAAGTGTAAGTGCTAGCTTTAGTTGTCAGAGACCAGCCTATTGCATTTACAATCTTGTGCCCCAGATGCTTGCTACCTACTACACTTGGTTTCactcttcagtgttttaaatatgCATTAGTCTTTTTAATAAGGCAATCACACTAAGATAGAAATCTGATTAATTTCAGCTGCTGATTCCAGTATTCTTACTTCAGTTCTCTTTTCCCTGTTAAGAGAATGACTATTGATacttgaaatgcaaaataaaagataaGCATCAGTTTCTGCTGGAGAAAAGTCCCATCTCCTCTGTGTCTTCTTTATATTTGTTGGAAAATACGAGCTAAGGGAAGTTCCATCTCCAGACCTATGTGCTACATTAAACAACACAGCAGTCAAACAATTGCATCAATAGGTAGGCTGTAATATTACTGACTCTTATAAATAGATCTCTGCAGGAGGATTATGAACAGGGAATAGCAGAAACTTCGGAATGAGGTAATAGTACCTAAACTTTGAGGATGATCTCATTTGGGACTGTTCTACGTTCATGTTCGAGATTTCCACTGGTAACTAAAACCTACTTTTTACGCAAGTATTTTTCACTAATGAAAAGACCCAAATAAGTCAAAGTGGTGTTATAAAGTAAGTTTTTGTATGATTTCATGGTAAGACAATAATTTGGAATAAATAggtcttaatgattttttttaattgaaaacattaCTGCTAAAGTATTCTTGTAATTTAGTTAAATTATAATAagagtaaaaaaagcaaaaacaaagttGAAATCATACCTGTCTTCACATGCCAAAATCCATTGTTGCGTTTTCATTCAGGTTTCTTCATTAATTTTCCAGAGTAGATCTGTCACTACATGTAAATCTTTATTCCATCTCTCTCTCTAACTGACATTTTGTCCTAATTTCCATAATCTGAAATCTTGAAATGAAGATCTGAGTTTTAAAACCACTCTGtataacaaagaaaatacaggctTGTGGCACTGCTGATACCTGAGAACTGCTGGCGGGAGCATGGTAATGCTTTACCAGTACAGTCTCTGATCATCTTATGTATTGAattaaaagcctttttattttggtatttgcTATGACAATAAAATGGCCTTCAATTTtaatgtctcttcttttttttttttttttttttttccatggataaCCTTTAACACAATGTGTAGATTTATTTCCAGGGGAAGATTTACCAGGGGTGACAtcgaggctgctgctgctccagtgGGAGAGCGTGGATCGGTGCTGTGCTGGCAGACACATGCCTGCGCTGCTGCACGGTGCCAGCTCTCCCTTTCCAGtgagcaggagagaggaaagcgGAGCTCCGGCAGAAGAAGAGGGGCAGAGGTGTCTGTGTCGGCTCGGCCGCCAGCTGAGGAACGCTGCAAGCGTCTTTCGGCCCCGCTTTGCTAATCGGATTGGTGGAAAAACATGGTGACGAGACTTCAGTGGCAAATATCTAGGATTTGGTAAAGTTTGCAGAAAATCATTGTCATGTTTTACCAGACAAAGGGCAGGAACCTTCTGggtatttttaaacagctgtgtAAATACTGTCATTGCTCAGAATATGGGGAGGGAGAGTAAGTTCTGCACATTAAGGCAAATATTTTAGTTAATGGGTTCCAGCTGGCAGTCTCCCATTCTTTCCATCTGACTTGCTGCGATAAAGGCTGGCATTGTCCGCGGCCCTGCGGCGCTGGGGCCTCCCGCGCCCCGTGGCTTCTCCGGCTGCGTGGCTGCCACGGGTGGTTGCGGAGCTTTGTGGCTGCGCTCCAAGCGCTCCCTGCTGCCCGTCCCAGCCTTCACAGTCGCTTGCTCAAACAGGGCGTGCAGAACAAGTGGTGTCACCTGCCCTGgttttatgatgatttttttctgaagtaactgAAATTTGTGCCCTAGGGAGACTGTTCTTCATGCAGGTGGGAAGAACGtaattttttgggggtgggttgtggactttttttttggtttgggggtgttttttcttGGAGTATGCAAGGTATGTGGGTCGAAATTAGTTCTGCGGTATCGTCGTGATGGGCAGCACTTGCCCGCCGAACAAACAAGGCTGTTGGCTGCCGGATTTTCTTTCCAGTCGTGAGGGCCAAGGGTTCCTGCAGATGCCTTCCTCCTAGGCGAGCGAAGGCTCTTGCCCAGACCTctcaaaagctgcagctggtggaaacctcctcctctccccgctTGCCTGCAGAGGGGAGCTCGGGGTGCCGGGGCAGCGGTATGTGGTGCTGACACCGCTCTCGTTCGTTGCAGCCGGGACCCCCGGACCTTCCTCACCGCCCCTCGGAGCGGCATCGGACCTGCGCCTCCGTCCCAGCCGCTGCACAGGCAGGTAGGTGGGTTTGGGCAGcgccgggcgggaggggggcaGTGAGTTGGTCCCGTTACCCGCGGCGCGGGTGGGTGCCTGGATTTGTCACCGATTTGGGCCAAAATCCGTgcgaggggagggcaggagggcacGGCACCATGCACactgcaggcagccccagccaAGGCCCTGCGGCCCAGCCTTTTCCCCTCAGGAGCCCGTGGAGGCTAGCGGCCCAGCCAAGGCCCTGTGGCCCAGCCTTTTCCCCTCAGGAGCCCGTGGAGGCTAGCGGCCCAGCCAAGGCCCTGCGGCCCAGCCTTTTCCCCTCAGGAGCCCGTGGAGGCTAGCGGCCGGCCCCAAGCGGCTCGGGGAGAGGGGGCCGCCCCGGGCTGGCCCCGAGTCCCGCGGCCGGGCCTTcgcgctccgctccgcgctgACCGCCATGGCGCCCGCCGGCCTCCCCAACATggcgccgccgccctccgccccgccgctgccATTGGTCGGCCCGTGCGCGGCGTAGCGATCCCAttggccgcggggcggggggaggagctgcgcgcgcgcgcgtgtggcggaaggcggcggggccggccggggatGTGGAGAGCGGGCATGGCCGCCGGGGACGGGCTGGGCCCGGCGCTGCGGGCCGTCACCGAGCAGGTGCAGCAGGCGGCAGCGCGGAGGCCGCaggtgaggggcggcggggccgacAGCCCGCCGGGGCGCGGAGGGGGCCGgggtcgcgggggggggggggggagcccttACCCCGCCGGGGTAGGCCCGCTCGCTGTGGCGGCGGGTCCTCCGTCACCATAGAGACGGGCCCCGCATCGTGAGGGCGGGTCCTCCGTCACCACGGAGACAGCCCCCCATCCCCACAGAGACGGGCCCCCCATGGAGGCGGCTGTCTGTTCCCCCCAGCAAAGGAGACAGGACCCCGTTATCGTCCTTAGAGATAGGCCTCCCCCCACTAGAGCCAGGCCCACCACCCTGCAGAGGGCTGGGTCCCCCATCACCGTGGAGGCCGCCCTCACCCCCTCCCATGGCAGCCCCAGGCTGCGGGGTGatctgagctggggctggggggcctggttgggcactgcagggcactggggagagcGTGGAGCAGGTTGGAACCTCCCCTGCACGTCCCACTCACCCTCGGGTGCTTCTTCAGGGGCTCCCGGCTGTGCAGCCGCGGCTGGTGGCCGTCAGCAAGACGAAGCCGGCAGAGATGGTGATCGACGCCTACAGCCACGGGCAGCGCAGCTTCGGGGAGAACTACGTGAGTTGGTTGGGCCTCACGGGTCTGCGAGCGGAGCCCCGTGCCAAGGGCAGGCGCTGGGCAGCCCAGTGCACGTGGCCCTGCGCGTGGGGAGCTAGGTTTGGTTATAGCATCAGGCCCCTAGCCCTGTATTTGAGGCGCACGTTGGTCCCGGGAACACCCGTTCCAGGGAGACCGTTCTTGCGGTGCAGGCATGTCTGGTGTGGTTTTAACAAGAGATTTTCTTGAATTCTACTAGGTTCAAGAGTTGCTGGAAAAGGCATCAGACTCCAGAGTAAGTACGCAGTTCCTTATATATTCTCTCTCCTTGTATAGCTGTGTACTGAGAGCCGTTCAGCAAAAGTCTTGTTTTTTGTTAGGGAATTGGCGATGGAGGCTGTTTGAGCCTTGTCTTTTCAGATAAACGGTGGGGTTATTCTTAGCTCTTTGCCTCTGCCATGTCCACCCTCCTTGCCTTGCTGGCGCCAGAGGATTCTGTGAATACGTGCACCTTAGTCATAAAGTGTTTGTCTGAACAGTGCTTCACCTTTTGTGCTTCCTGCTGTAGGAGATGTGCagttgtcctttaaaaaaaaatggtaacgCTCAGTTCGGGGAAAACGCATCATTTTATGATTGTTCAGTTACAAAAGAGCTTTGCCTTCCCCATTCACCTTGTAACACTCTGCAGCCACAGCCCTGTTCCTCTCCAGACTGTGAAGCAATCTTCAGTACACACCACAAGCGCTGCGTGACCTGTGTCTGTCAGGGTAAACAAAAGAAGACTGGGTGTCTGGTATTTTGTTTGTGGGCAAACTGAGACTTAAGTACTGTGTGGGGAAGAGGGAATTGTCATTCAACCAAACTGTTCCTCTGTGCTTTCAGATTCTGTCGTCTTGTCCGGAGATTAAGTGGCATTTTATTGGCCATCTGCAGAAAAATAACGTCAACAAGTTGATTGGTAAACTCTATTTAATTTTACGCGCAGTGACCCTGTGGGCAATAGTCTTCCAACGTTCAAATAACAACCTGGTGTACATTAACTCACCAATGCCTGTCTCTGTGACCGAGCTGAGTTGTAGGTACAAAAACTTCTGTGCCAGCAGAATTGCCCTCAGCCTGTGTTTTCTCCCCAGCTGTCCCTAACCTGTTCATGTTGGAAACGGTGGATTCTGTGAAACTGGCAGACAGAGTGAACAGCTCATGGCAGAAAAAAGGGTCATCTCAGAAGCTGAAGGTCATGGTGCAAGTTAATACGAGTGGAGAAGACAGTAAGTGGCTTTTTCTGATGATATGCAAGTTTGTCCTGCTGACTTGATAGAAACAACTTGAATGGGATGGGTTGGTTTGCGCTCTTAAAGCGTTTCTCTAAGCTAAGATGAAACTCAGTCATCTGTTGGCTTCTGCCTGGTTGTGAGGAGGGGAGGTCTCTGGCAGAGCTTGGCACAAATCTCCCCACTTTTTGCCAGGTAAGCATGGCCTTCCTCCCGGAGACACCACGGCTGCTGTGGAGCATGTCATCAACAAGTGTCCAAGCCTGGAATTTGTGGGGCTGATGACGATCGGCAGCATTGGGCATGACCTTAGTAAGGGCCCAAATCCTGACTTCCAGGTAAGattttctagaagaaaacatCAACTGTTGGCTGGCCTCCCGTTTCAGTCTGTTGTCTGTCCCAGCCAAACCAGTACGCGGTCAAGCTGTAAGTCTGACTGTAGATTGTCAATAGAAACACCTTGTTCAGAGTAGTACAGACCTGAAGTGTCAGTATTAATGCAGGTGTTAGGCTCATTTCTGCAGAGGCCAGGTGCCCGTACCCATATGTATTCGGTCCCATCCCTTCTCTGAAGCTGTAGCTGGGGTATTGGCAGGGGCACCTTGTGCAGCAATTACTGTCCTGGATCCTCTGGTCCTGCTTTCAGATGAGGTTTCAGTCAGCCTTTCTTTGCACGCTGTGTGCACAgggctgcatcag from Aptenodytes patagonicus chromosome 24, bAptPat1.pri.cur, whole genome shotgun sequence encodes:
- the PLPBP gene encoding pyridoxal phosphate homeostasis protein isoform X1, yielding MWRAGMAAGDGLGPALRAVTEQVQQAAARRPQGLPAVQPRLVAVSKTKPAEMVIDAYSHGQRSFGENYVQELLEKASDSRILSSCPEIKWHFIGHLQKNNVNKLIAVPNLFMLETVDSVKLADRVNSSWQKKGSSQKLKVMVQVNTSGEDSKHGLPPGDTTAAVEHVINKCPSLEFVGLMTIGSIGHDLSKGPNPDFQMLLSLRQEVCEKLNLPVETVELSMGMSTDFQHAIEVGSTNVRIGSTIFGERDYSNKAVGGKAPAETKGETETLAVQGH
- the PLPBP gene encoding pyridoxal phosphate homeostasis protein isoform X2; amino-acid sequence: MVIDAYSHGQRSFGENYVQELLEKASDSRILSSCPEIKWHFIGHLQKNNVNKLIAVPNLFMLETVDSVKLADRVNSSWQKKGSSQKLKVMVQVNTSGEDSKHGLPPGDTTAAVEHVINKCPSLEFVGLMTIGSIGHDLSKGPNPDFQMLLSLRQEVCEKLNLPVETVELSMGMSTDFQHAIEVGSTNVRIGSTIFGERDYSNKAVGGKAPAETKGETETLAVQGH